A window from Podospora bellae-mahoneyi strain CBS 112042 chromosome 1 map unlocalized CBS112042p_1, whole genome shotgun sequence encodes these proteins:
- the RMT2 gene encoding Arginine N-methyltransferase 2 (EggNog:ENOG503NXSV; COG:E; BUSCO:EOG09262N47), which translates to MILLDSERDAISARISEACPPEIQKVLTAAWAHDVATVKKLLDTPEAARGQDPLTGETPLHAAIRSCGPPSEDDDEADLAAARETVQELLLWGGIWNDVDDRNETPGCVAHRLGRTELYNLCVDAGVRAEMLFGVLEGYEELESDDEEEDEEDAHQEAGESEMVVVGEDGEEAPELINVPTNGAAEEASQGFVPPQDNAVDVNSEQYLRSKLTYSDGKLVDDEGNGVMMAWETDIMRQSVDALLPSKEPGKRILNIGFGMGIIDTMFAETKPAKHHIVEAHPGVLEHISSPDSKFGPSWEASAPEPGAYKIHQGKWQEVCVKLLQEGNVYDAIYFDTFGEDYSQLRMFFTELIPGLLDSNGIFGFFNGLGADRMICYDVYTKVSELHLADAGLDVEWKVIDVDMSRLAEEGQGEWEGVRRRYWTLDKYRLPICTFLG; encoded by the exons ATGATCCTCCTCGACTCCGAGCGGGATGCCATCTCGGCCCGCATCTCTGAGGCCTGCCCACCCGAGATACAAAAAGTTCTTACCGCGGCTTGGGCGCACGATGTCGCAACTGTGAAAAAGCTCCTCGACACCCCCGAGGCCGCCAGAGGCCAAGACCCCCTGACCGGGGAGACGCCGCTGCACGCCGCCATCCGATCGTGCGGTCCCCCTTccgaagacgacgatgaggccGATTTGGCGGCTGCGAGAGAGACAGTTCAAGAGCTCTTGCTTTGGGGAGGCATCTGGAACGATGTCGACGATCGCAATGAGACTCCTGGTTGCGTCGCCCATCGTCTAGGCCGGACTGAGCTGTACAACCTCTGTGTTGACGCTGGTGTAAGAGCTGAGATGCTTTTcggggtgctggaggggtacgaggagctggaaagcgacgacgaggaggaggacgaggaggatgctcATCAGGAGGCTGGCGAGTcggagatggtggttgtgggcgaggatggagaggaggccCCTGAACTGATCAATGTACCAACAAACGGAGCTGCGGAGGAAGCGTCACAAGGATTTGTCCCACCACAAGACAACGCGGTCGATGTCAACTCGGAGCAATATCTGAGGTCGAAGCTGACATACTCTGACGGGAAGTTGGTGGACGACGAGGGTAATGGAGTGATGATGGCCTGGGAAACAGATATCATGCGCCAGAGCGTTGATGCTCTGCTGCCGAGCAAGGAACCAGGGAAGAGAATCCTCAATATCGGCTTTGGTATGGGCATCATTGACACAATGTTCGCTGAGACTAAGCCAGCAAAACATCACATTGTTGAGGCCCATCCCGGAGTCCTTGAACACATTTCTAGCCCCGACTCCAAGTTTGGCCCAAGCTGGGAGGCAAGCGCCCCTGAGCCTGGCGCCTACAAGATTCACCAAGGCAAGTGGCAAGAGGTGTGCGTCAAGCTTTTGCAAGAAGGCAATGTGTACGATGCCATTTACTTCGACACATTTGGTGAAGATTATTCGCAACTACGCATGTTTTTTACTGAACTTATCCCCGGCCTGCTGGACAGCAATGGTATCTTTGGTTTCTTCAACGGCCTTGGCGCGGATCGGATGATTTGCTACGACGTCTATACCAAGGTCTCGGAGCTTCATCTTGCCGATGCTGGGCTTGATGTCGAGTGGAAAGTGATTGATGTTGACATGTCCCGACTGGCCGAGGAGGGCCAAGGCGAATGGGAAGGTGTTAGAAGGAGATATTGGACGTTGGACA AATACCGTCTGCCGATATGTACTTTCCTTGGTTGA
- a CDS encoding uncharacterized protein (EggNog:ENOG503NXUG; COG:S) — protein sequence MLSKKQRQRELACAEDVSLLSILSAPSYSPLVNKPPFLKSQPDSSRVLPFETEVSLASTLAFLSGISDDPSHVVAASVEELGNGNGICVRVAINKDHADGGDDVLERIQDGLQRVLKCLAPKHTDSEDHTHDQTLTAILDMSQPRLLSRLGVQRAGIKKAAKDKSFFGSRIQQIINAVSQYKYTKKVEAEARRFIKLAGELLTHLEQLKTCKVAALTACFKRVTYTSSQLIASIKFDKLFSALNINPLMKTGFVTRLGKIARYYESSHFLVQLAKRSILFDHTEVTTVKLNEEAFLRVPNSETIHRLSECLSRCHPGAALPLNINKICQKVKTDPKTANAVFVKATRKILAESKVHAEVQIVAYYELHPMARKPRVICSNKDACYMCNLFIQVHGMYYVPKSHGRLYTGWRVPPISSLSDAHAQLDKALQNKIRDVVQEFKDVSDRERVLDLNQNESTIFPFTTLMSSLEGISLPVAKPPQAGQVQKPPRPLQRLHEPPQRRLPERPQSEQRQPEQSQEQSQELSPATTQLSKPHIVKTSTPRIERRDERITDQQPTIEPTSTTSESSSTPVFSPTLVVPSPEDLPSPPTPSESPPAPVNLVPIAIRTSPTPTEKSFALPNDISEPLDQLSSPIMKPDSSQQTTGIKKPAHIPNRNQASPPRPKPPVKQDTPIPVKILPKPTLANLSLLDQQSPDLLENQKPTRQTSRTSSELAEVAPSLPIKAPNSRGSEGKRVESSEQKGKVLLQRGKTTGIWMDEGVLPPVFTAGGLDIFLENVTECKRGRKRGSTGKVVKVDLTWLGGDGERRPRMKRGRNYHFLEGLERGVEVDGGSGEVVVLEGGGEVVVVEVVREGRGKGVSGGKAEWARAQGIIYGECLRV from the coding sequence ATGCTCTCCAAGAAGCAGCGCCAGCGAGAGCTTGCCTGTGCTGAAGATGTATCACTTCTCTCCATTCTGAGCGCTCCCTCATACTCTCCGCTGGTGAACAAGCCACCATTCCTAAAGTCCCAACCTGACTCTTCGCGAGTTTTGCCGTTCGAAACCGAAGTCAGTCTGGCAAGCACTTTGGCTTTCCTCTCTGGTATCTCCGACGACCCCAGCCATGTGGTGGCAGCCTCTGTGGAAGAGTTGGGAAATGGAAACGGGATATGTGTCAGAGTGGCCATCAACAAAGACCATGCCGACGGCGGAGATGATGTGTTGGAAAGGATCCAAGATGGGTTGCAAAGGGTGCTGAAGTGTCTAGCCCCCAAACACACAGACTCAGAAGATCACACCCACGATCAGACTTTGACGGCGATACTGGATATGTCCCAACCACGGCTGCTATCTCGTCTCGGAGTTCAGCGGGCTGGAATCAAGAAGGCTGCAAAGGACAAGTCCTTTTTCGGTTCACGCATTCAGCAAATCATCAATGCTGTCAGCCAATACAAATACaccaagaaggtggaggcAGAAGCTCGCAGATTTATTAAACTGGCTGGGGAGCTACTCACTCACCTCGAACAGCTCAAGACCTGCAAAGTAGCAGCTCTAACAGCCTGTTTCAAACGGGTCACTTACACGTCGTCCCAGCTTATAGCAAGCATCAAGTTTGACAAGCTATTCTCAGCACTGAATATCAACCCATTGATGAAAACTGGATTTGTCACTCGACTCGGAAAGATTGCCCGGTACTACGAGAGTTCGCACTTTCTAGTCCAGCTGGCGAAGAGGAGCATACTTTTTGACCACACGGAGGTCACAACGGTCAAATTAAACGAGGAAGCATTTTTGAGAGTTCCAAACTCTGAGACCATTCATCGACTATCAGAATGCCTCTCACGTTGCCATCCCGGCGCGGCATTGCCTCTCAATATCAACAAAATCTGCCAAAAGGTCAAGACGGATCCGAAAACGGCCAACGCAGTGTTTGTGAAGGCAACCAGGAAGATACTGGCTGAGTCAAAGGTCCATGCGGAAGTGCAGATAGTGGCCTACTATGAACTTCATCCAATGGCTCGCAAGCCCCGGGTAATATGCTCAAACAAGGACGCATGCTATATGTGTAACTTGTTCATTCAAGTTCACGGGATGTACTATGTGCCCAAGAGCCATGGAAGATTATATACTGGCTGGAGGGTCCCGCCTATATCTTCCCTCAGCGACGCACATGCTCAGCTTGACAAAGCTTTGCAGAACAAGATCAGGGATGTTGTTCAGGAGTTCAAGGATGTTAGCGATCGAGAACGGGTGTTGGATCTCAATCAGAATGAGAGCACCATCTTTCCATTCACGACCCTTATGTCGTCGCTGGAAGGCATATCACTGCCCGTGGCAAAGCCTCCACAGGCCGGTCAGGTGCAGAAGCCCCCGCGACCACTCCAGAGACTACACGAGCCACCTCAGCGTCGATTACCCGAGCGACCACAGTCAGAGCAACGGCAGCCAGAGCAATCGCAAGAGCAATCACAAGAGCTATCGCCTGCAACTACACAACTGTCCAAGCCTCACATAGTCAAAACAAGCACCCCACGCATAGAACGTCGAGATGAGAGAATCACTGATCAACAGCCTACTATTGAaccaacttcaacaacctccgAGTCATCTTCAACACCTGTGTTCAGCCCAACACTTGTAGTGCCATCTCCAGAAGATCTTCCAtcgcctccaaccccttcagaATCCCCCCCAGCGCCAGTAAACCTCGTCCCAATTGCTATCAGAACTTCACCCACACCAACCGAAAAGTCCTTCGCGTTACCAAACGATATTTCCGAACCACTCGACCAGCTCTCAAGCCCCATCATGAAGCCAGATTCATCCCAGCAGACCACGGGCATCAAGAAGCCAGCCCACATACCCAACAGAAACCAAGCCTCACCGCCGAGACCAAAACCGCCAGTAAAACAAGACACGCCCATCCCCGTAAAAATcctcccaaaaccaaccctcgccaacctctcgCTCCTCGACCAACAATCTCCCGACCTGTTGGAAAACCAAAAACCAACACGACAAACGAGCCGAACTTCGTCAGAGCTAGCAGAGGTAGCCCCTTCTCTGCCCATCAAAGCCCCAAACTCGCGAGGAAGCGAGGGTAAAAGGGTGGAGTCGTCTGagcaaaaaggaaaagtctTGCTCCAAAGGGGGAAAACCACTGGTATTTGGATGGACGAGGGGGTGCTGCCGCCTGTTTTTACGGCTGGGGGGCTGGATATCTTTTTGGAGAATGTGACTGAATGTaaaagagggagaaaaaGGGGAAGCACcgggaaggtggtgaaggtggatTTAACTTGGTtgggtggggatggtgagagaaggccaaggatgaagagggggaggaattATCATTTCCTAGAGGggctggagaggggggtAGAGGTCGATGGGGGGAGCGGAGAGGttgtggttttggaggggggtggggaggtggttgttgttgaggttgttagggagggaagggggaagggggtgtcgGGGGGTAAGGCCGAATGGGCACGAGCTCAGGGAATAATTTATGGAGAATGTTTGCGTGTATAG
- a CDS encoding uncharacterized protein (COG:G; COG:M; EggNog:ENOG503P0R6): MTSIEAPILILGGTGTVGSRIASQLASQGIPTLIASRNPPPSSSLSHVNFDWDDPYTWEPIFLSKTNSTEGTTTEPEQAQQSSKPQPAPQPIKSIYLVAPPSLSGDRPMIEFIEFARSRGVHRFILQSASSIEAGGPLMGKVHAYLRELGQRGDVEWGVLRPTWFQQNIAEQPTHKESIRSESKIYSATEDGKIPWVSADDIASVAVRALTGEEAPNTEWMVLGPELLSYDEIAEILTEVLGRKIVHVDLSSAELEKRHARFGMPEEYARMMSAMDTAIKFGAENRTNDVIFSVTGTAPKKFRDYAMSVKDVWETRMEGMGLEGKA, from the exons ATGACATCAATAGAAGCGCCCATTCTCATCCTAGGCGGCACAGGCACCGTCGGCTCCCGCATAGCCTCCCAGCTCGCCTCCCAAGGAATTCCCACCCTCATCGCCTCCcgcaacccccctccatcatcttcccTTTCCCACGTCAACTTCGACTGGGACGACCCCTACACCTGGGAGcccatcttcctcagcaAGACAAACAGCACCGaaggcaccaccaccgaaccTGAACAAGCCCAACAGtcctccaaaccccaacctGCCCCCCAGCCAATCAAATCAATCTACCTCGTcgcccccccatccctctcaGGCGACCGCCCCATGATTGAGTTCATCGAATTTGCCCGTTCCCGAGGTGTGCACAGGTTCATCCTCCAGTCTGCGTCCAGCATCGAAGCCGGTGGGCCCTTGATGGGCAAAGTCCACGCTTATCTCCGGGAGTTGGGGCAAAGAGGGGATGTGGagtggggggtgttgaggccGACCTGGTTTCAGCAGAATATTGCTGAGCAGCCTACTCACAAGGAGTCGATCAGGAGTGAGAGCAAGATTTACAGCGCGACCGAGGATGGAAAGATACCGTGGGTGAGTGCGGATGATATTGCGAGCGTGGCGGTGAGGGCgttgacgggggaggaggcgccgAATACCGAgtggatggtgttggggccGGAGCTGTTGAGTTATGATGAG ATTGCGGAAATACTTACCGAggtgctggggaggaagattgTCCATGTTGACCTATCGTCTGCTGAGCTTGAGAAGAGACACGCACGGTTTGGGATGCCGGAGGAGTAcgcgaggatgatgagtgCGATGGACACGGCAATCAAGTTTGGGGCCGAGAATAGGACGAATGATGTGATTTTTAGTGTGACGGGGACGGCGCCAAAGAAGTTTAGGGATTATGCTATGAGTGTGAAGGATGTGTGGGAGACGAGGATGGAAGGTATGGGTCTTGAGGGGAAGGCGTGA
- a CDS encoding uncharacterized protein (EggNog:ENOG503PEIZ; COG:S) has translation MTYTVTQFLLDKSNIEEVILKVPLYYDLKTLPPLLNEVYAPKLTIDYTSLLGGTPLTISSHDWVHNHLAPLIEVYSASQHVTTGIILPDLPQPGPDSSRPTTVKVCAQVAGNLVPKDGKGPKLIQNGGLLEAEVERFESLEREGGNGWRITRYKVTKGWDNGAGVMDVVRGEEEGDN, from the exons ATGACTTACACCGTCACCCAATTTCTCCTCGATAAATCTAATATTGAGGAGGTGATTCTCAAAGTG CCCCTCTACTACGATCTaaaaaccctccccccactcCTCAACGAAGTCTACGCCCCCAAACTCACCATAGAttacacctccctcctcggcggcacccccctcacaatctcctcccacgACTGGGTGCACAACCATCTCGCCCCCCTCATCGAGGTCTACTCCGCCTCTCAGCACGTGACTACCGGTATTATCCTTCccgacctcccccagccTGGTCCCGATTCCTCCAGGCCGACAACAGTAAAGGTGTGTGCACAGGTGGCTGGGAATTTGGTCCCtaaggatgggaaggggcCAAAACTAATCCAGAACGGGGGGTTGCtggaggccgaggtggagaggtttgAGAGTTTGGaacgggagggggggaatgGCTGGCGGATTACGAGGTATAAAGTGACAAAGGGGTGGGACAATGGTGCTGGGGTGATGGATgttgtgaggggggaggaggagggtgataattga